The Caldicellulosiruptor acetigenus DNA window TATACTCAGCAAATGAATTTTTAACAAGGATAAACCTCATGAAGGCATACAAGTTTCCTGAATACGACACACCAATCAAACTTGGTAAGAAGGTTGGTGTAATTGGCGGTGGAAACGTTGCAATGGACGCAGCAAGAGTTGCAAGACGGCTTGGAAGCGACGTTTATATTCTATACAGAAGAACTGAGGCTGAGATGCCTGCAAGAAAAGAAGAAATTATGCATGCAAAAGAAGAGGGAATAAAAATAGTTGAGCTTGTAAGCCCTGTAAGATTCATAGGTGATGAGTCGGGCCATGTCAGAGCTTTAGAACTTGTACAAATGAAGCTATCTGACCCGGATAGCTCTGGCAGACGAAGCGTAAAACCTGTAGATGGTTCAAACTTTGTCTTTGAAGCAGACAACTTCATAGTTGCAATTGGACAAAGCCCAAACCCACTTGTCAAAAAAGCTATACCTGACCTTGAGCTAAACCCCAACGGCTCTATCAAGGTAGATGAAAATCTTATGACAAACATTGAAGGTGTGTTTGCAGGAGGCGACATTGTCACAGGCGCAGCCACTGTCATTCTTGCAATGGGGATGGGAAAAAAGGCTGCAGAGAGCATTGACAGGTATCTTAATGCTAAAAAGCATGAAAATCTTTAATCCTTACACTAAAATACAAATAAAGGCTGCCTTCTCTCTTTTGAGATGGCAGCCTTTATTGTTAAATTAGTACTTTGTAAGATATGAGTCAATCTCCCATTGATGTACTTTTGTTCTGTAATCGTCCCATTCAAGCTTCTTTGCTTCTAAGTACTTTTCAAAGATGTGGTCTCCAAGTGTCTCTCTCATAAGAGCGCTGTTTTCAAACTCTTTGATTGCCTCTTCTAAGCTTCCTGGCAAGCTTCCAATTCCACGTTTTGCCCTTTCCTCTTCGCTCATTATGAAGATGTTTTCTTCAACTGGTTCTGGCGGCTCAATTTTGTTCTTAATGCCATCAAGCCCAGCTGCCAAAACAGCTGCAAATGCAAGGTATGGATTTGCTGATGGGTCTGGGCATCTTAGCTCAACTCTTGTTGCCTGACCTCTTTTAGCTGGAACTCTTATAAGCGGGCTTCTGTTCCTTGGTGACCATGCGATGTAAACTGGTGCTTCATACCCTGGCACTAATCTCTTGTATGAGTTTACAAGCGGATTTGTAACAAGTGCAAACTCTCTTGCGTGCTTCATAAGACCACCAATGAAGTAATATGCCTCTTTTGAAAGCTGGAGCTTGTCATTTGGGTCTAAAAATGCATTCTTGCCATCAGATACCCTTGCAAGAGACATATTTGTATGCATTCCAGAACCATTGATTCCATATATTGGTTTTGGCATGAATGTTGCATGCAGGCCATGTCTTTGTGCAATTGTCTTTACAACAAGCTTGAATGTCACAACATTGTCAGCTGTATAGAGTGCATCGTCGTATTTAAAGTCAATCTCATGCTGACCAGGTGCAACCTCATGGTGAGATGCTTCTATCTCAAATCCCATCTCCTCTAAAGTCAATACCATGTCTCTTCTTGCATCCTCGCCCAAATCAACAGGTGCTAAATCAAAATATCCACCCTGGTCATGTGTCTGCAAAGTTGGATTGCCATTTTCGTCTGTGAGGAACAAGAAAAATTCTATCTCTGGTCCAACAAAAAACTTATATCCCATCTCTTCAGCCTTTTTGAGCATCTTCTTTAACACACCACGTGGACAGCCAGGGAACGGTGTTCCATCTGGAAGGTAAACGTCACAAATCAGTCTTGCTACTTTGTTTGGTGACGGTCTCCATGGGAAGATTGTGAATGTGTTAAGGTCTGGTCTTAAATACATGTCTGACTCCTGAATTCTTACAAACCCTTCGATTGACGAACCATCAAACATAATCTCATTGTTCAACACTGCTTCAAGCTGCTCAACAGGAACAGCAACATTCTTTAAAATTCCGAAAATGTCCACAAACTGGAGTCTTATAAATTTTACATCCTGCTCCTTGCATATGCGAATGATGTCTTCCTTGGTGTAATTCTTCATTACAAAATTCCCCTCCATTCAAAGATTTTTGATATTATGAGTAAACAAAAAAGGACAAAGACGCCCACTTTAAACTTCAGGACGCCTTTGTCCTTTCAATTTTATTATATTATATTCTTCGAAAAAATGCAACTACATTTTTATAATCTTTCATACCTTTTTAAGCCGGCTGAGGTTGAGCATCTTCAAAAACAAGTTTTCTAAACTCTTCGCCCGTGAGCTTTTCTTTTTCTAAAAGTGCATTTGCCACCTTGTGAAGCTTATCAATGTTCGCTTTAAGTATCTCTTCAGCCTTTTTATAAGCTTCTTCAATAATGCTCTTTATTTCTCTGTCTATCTCAGCAGCAACCTCTTCTGAGTAGTTCCTTGCAAGTGCAAGGTCCCTTCCCAAGAACACTTCTTCCTGCTCTGTTCCAAAGGTCATAGGACCAAGTTTATCAGACATTCCATATTTTGTTACCATGTCCCTTGCAATCTTGGTTGCTCTTTTTATATCAGATGCTGCACCTGTTGATACATCTTCCAAAACAAGCTTTTCTGCAACTCTTCCGCCAAGAAGGGTCACAATCTCTCGCATCATATCAGATTTTGATGCATAGAACTTGTCTTCCTTTGGAAGATACATAGTGTACCCGCCGGCATACCCTCTTGGTATAATTGAAACCTCATGGACAGGTTCAGAATCAGGAATCATGGTACGAACAATTGCATGACCTGCTTCATGGTATGCTGTAAGTTTCTTTTCTTTTTCAGTGTAAACTCTGCTCCTTTTTTCGGGCCCCATCAACACTTTAGCCACAGCTTCCTGAACCTCTTCCATGTTAATCTGTCTTTTGCCCTTTCTTGCTGCTAAAAGTGCAGCCTCATTCAAAAGATTTTCAAGGTCAGCACCAGTAAACCCAGCTGTTATCTTTGCTATTTGAGACAAGTCAACATCTTCACCAAGAGGCTTGTTACGTGCATGGACTTTTAAAATCTCTTCTCTTGCCTTTGCGTCTGGAACATTTACAACAATCTGCCTGTCAAATCTGCCAGGTCGCAAAAGTGCAGGGTCCAATATGTCAGGTCTGTTTGTTGCCGCCATTACAATTATTCCTTCATTTGTTCCAAACCCGTCCATCTCAACAAGAAGTTGGTTTAAAGTCTGTTCTCTTTCGTCATGACCTCCGCCAAGCCCTGCTCCCCTGTGACGGCCAACTGCGTCTATCTCGTCTATGAACACAACACATGGAGCATTTCTCTTTGCTTGGTCAAAAAGGTCTCTCACTCTTGCTGCACCAACACCAACAAACATCTCAACAAAGTCAGAACCCGATATGCTGAAAAATGGAACTCCTGCCTCGCCTGCAACTGCTTTTGCTAAAAGGGTTTTACCTGTTCCAGGCGGTCCGACAAGCAAAATCCCTTTTGGAATTCTCGCACCAAGTTCGATATACTTTCTTGGATTTTTGAGAAAATCAATAACCTCTTTGAGTTCTTCTTTTTCTTCATCTGCACCTGCAACGTCTGCAAATGTGACTTTCTTTTTAAGGTCCTGAATTGTCTTTGCACGCGATTTTGTAAACGACATTATCTTGCTGCCGCCACCTTGGGTCTGCTGCAGCATGAATATCCATACAAAAATCATCAAGCCAGCAAAGATTAGCATTGGCAAAAAGGTCGAAAGCCACCATGGTACTTGCGGCGGTTCTTTTGTCACTATTTGAATCTTCTTTGCCTGAATGGCTGGCTGTATCTGGTCCAAAAACTTGTCTGGAGACGGTACAAACACATTGTCAAACTTGGTGCCGTCTGCATACTGTCCAGACACATTGTTATAGCTCAAAACAATCCTTGTCACCTTGCCATCGTTTATATCGTTTATGAGTTCTGAATAAATTACCTCTCTTCTTTCGCTCAAATTTGAAAAGAGCTGATTGTACGAAAGCCCTCCACTTAAAATATCTACAAGTAACAAAATTACAAGGGCTATCAGAATATAAATTGTTGCAGTTTTAAATAGGTTCCTCAATTGTAAATAGGCACTCCCTTCAAGTATTCTAAAATTAAATTTTATTCTATTCCAAAACGCCTATATAAGGCAGGTTCCTGTAAAGTCCTGCATAATCAAGCCCATAACCAATTACAAACTTATCTGGTATCTCAAACCCCTTGTAATGTATCTCCACATCCACTTTTCGTCTGCTGGGTTTGTCAAGCATGGTACAAATTTTAAGAGTTCTCGGTTTTCTTCCTCTCAAATACTCGGTTATATACCTTAAAGTCAGACCTGTGTCAACAATGTCCTCAACAAGCAAAACATCCTTGCCTTCTATGCTTGTGTCAAGGTCTTTTAGAATTCTTACAATTCCTGATGAAGATGTTGAGTTTCCATAACTTGACACTGCCATAAACTCTATCTTAACAGGAATTGTTATCTGTCTTAAGAGGTCTGCCATGAAAATTACCCCACCTTTTAAAATACATACCATTAAAAAATCGTCACTATCTTTATAATCTTCAGAAATTTTTTGTCCAAGCTCTTTTACTTTTTGTTTTATCTGCTCCTCAGTGATTAAAATCTCTTTTACTTTGAGCGATATGTCTTTCACTGTCACTCTTCTCCTTTCACTTTTGCAAATTGTATTTCTAAGAAAATATTTGTATCTGGTTTGATTTTATACTTATGGTTTATAGTAACTATATTTGAATAAATATCAAATATTACAATCACTTCACTGCCTTTTGCAAGAAGTAAAATGGAACTTCGTCTTCGTTTGGGAATTTTTTTGTCAATGAACCATTCTTTTAATTTTTTCTTACCCGTTTTGAAATAGATAAAATCACCATCTCTTCTCGTTCGAAGATAAAGCTTTTCCTGCGTAATATGCTGTGCATCAATGTATATATTCTTTGGGTTTTCTATCCTGTAAGTAGGCTTAACATTGAACTTAAAACTTTTATAAAATACATGGTTTTCTTTGTCTAAAGATATTTCAAAACAAAAAGAACTCTCTTCCGATTTTCTATAAAATACCAGCTCGTCATTTTGTCTTTCAACAACTAATTCATTGTATACCTTTTTCTTACCTGATGAAAGAGAAGCAAGCTCTTCAATCTCTTTTAAGATATCATACGAAATTGGAGCGTTAAAATATTCAAGTATCATTTTTATAATTCTTCTTCGCAAAAAGACTGGAAGATTTTTTGTCTTTTCAATATTTAAAACATAGTAAATATCCTCTTTTTGAACACATTCCTCAAAAGACTTTTGAGCAAGCTCTTCTATCTGGTCACTCTCTTCTCTTATTATTTCGACTGTGCGAAAAATGGTATTTAACACACTTTCCCCAAATTTTTCTTTTATTAGTGGTAAAATCTCGTTTCTCACTATGTTTCTTTTATATTTAAGACTGAAGTTTGTCTTATCGACAACAAATGGGATGTTGTTAACTCTTGCAAACTCCTCAATCTCTTCTCTTGAAATATTTATAAGAGGTCTTGCAATAATATCACGCACAGGCGGCACAGATGCAAGACCTTCCAAGCCACTTCCTCTGAACAGGTTCAAAAAGAAGGTTTCAACCACATCGTTTTTGTTGTGCCCCAGAAGTATTCTGTCAATGTTCAGCTCTTCTGCTACTTCATAAAAAAAACTATATCTTGCGCTTCTTCCTGCTTCCTCTTCAGAAAGTCCTTTTTCTTTTTTTAGTTTTGCAACATCAACTTTTCGTGTAATACATTTAATATTATACCTCTTGCACATCTCAATTACAAATTTCTCATCATCATCTGCCTCTGGTCTTAGCATATGATTAAGGTGCGCAACTGTTATGTCTAAGCTGTACTCATCTTTTAGCCTGCAGATGCAATCAAGCAGTACCATTGAGTCAACGCCGCCAGAACATCCTATTAGTACCTTAAAACCTTTTTTTAGCATTCCATATTTCTCTATGTTACTCTTTACCTTCTCCAAAAAATCCACTTTAAATTCACACCTCAAGGTTAAAAGCTAAAAACTATTATATCGATACGCTTTTTAGAACATCTTCAAACTTCTTTATCTTTGCTTCCTTTTTCCACTTCTCAAGTAAGCTCTGATAATACTCTTCTTTCTTCTGGCTCTCAATTGTTGATTTTATCTCATCTTTCACATCGCTGAGCAGAAGCTGTTTTCTATCTGTCACCTTTATAATATGAAACCCATCATTTGTTTGAACAATATTGCTTATCTCTCCAATCCCAAGCGAAAATACGGCATTACCAAATTCATTTCCATAATATTGAATAATTATATTTTTCCTCAAATATCCCATATCGCCACCTTTTTGTTTTGTTGTCTCATCTTCAGAATACTTTTGTGCGAGCTTTTCAAAGTTCTGCCCGTCTTTTATCATCTGCAAAATCTCTTCAGCCTTCTTCTTTTTTGTAGCTTCCTCTTTTGAGTCATTTACCTTAAACAAAATATGGCTTGCTTTTACCTCAACAAAGTCTGATTTATGTGAATTATAATAGCTTTCTATCTCAGCATCTGACGCCTTTTGGTTTTTAGTTACCTCATCATACAGCTTTGAAACAATCTGGGATTTTATAACCTGGTCCTTATATTCATTCTCGGTTGCACCAATTGTCTGAAGATACTGCTTGAACTCAGTACCCGATTGAGAGTTTGATTTGTACTGCTCAATTTGCTGGTCTATTGCTTTCTTTTCTGCTGAAGACAAAGTAATGTTTCTCTTTCTTGCCTGCTGAAGTTCAATCTGTCTCATTATAAGACCATCCAAAACATTTTCTTTTATCTGCTGCTCATATGTCTTGTCTCCAACTTTTTGGGATAAAAATGCTTTGTCAAGTCCATAGTAATTTATCTGAGACCTATAGTTGATGGCAAACTCCTTTTTTGTTATTTTCTCGCCATTTACTATGGCAACTGCCCTGTTTTCATCTACATACCTTACTATCTCAGGTGTTACAGCAATGAGAATTATCAGAAGCACAACTGCTGCAATAGAAAAAAGCACAATTTTAGTTCTTTTATCCATACATCCCTTCTCCTTTGTTAAAAGTATTTTGATAATATTAATATTATAAATCAATAAACGACTAATTTAAAGCACCCCAATTGTAAAAACTTTTTTAACTTTCTTGTAAATCTTCTAAAATAGCTATCAGGGTATCAAGCCAGTTATTCTCTATAAAGAGCTGTAAGCAGTCGTCCTTGTTTTGCGAACATGAAAGTCCTTGCTGCAAAAACTTGTTCATTGCTTTTAAAAGCATTTCACTGTTAAAAAATTGAAGTTTAAAAAGACATTCTTGAAGCTGTAAAATGCTTATTATCCCTGCCTTTTTACACAAACATTTCAAGTATGCAACCTTTATTAAATTGTCAACCTCTTTGGGCACATCCCCAAACCTGTCTATCAGCTCATCATAAATATCGTTTACATCATCTTTTGACTCGATTGACGAAATCTTTTTGTACATATTAATTCTCTCTTTTTCATCGTCAATGTAACTGCTGCTAATAAACGCGCTTACCTTTACATCTATCTGAGGTTCAATCTCCGGCTGTATATTTTCGCCTTTAAGCCTCCTTATCTCTTCCGAAAGAAGTCTTATATACATATCATACCCAACACTGTTTATATGACCGTGCTGAAGCTTTCCAAGCACAGACCCCGCACCTCTTATCTCAAGGTCCCTCATGGCAATTTTAAAACCCGACCCAAGTTCTGTAAACTCCTTTATTGCAGCAAGTCTCTTCTGTGCCTGTTCGGACAGCACCTTGTCTTTTCTAAATGTAAAATATGCATATGCCAGCCTGTTAGACCGACCCACTCTTCCTCTTAGCTGATAAAGCTGGGCAAGACCAAGTCTGTCGCTGTCTTCGACAATAAGTGTATTGACGTTTGGCATGTCAACCCCAGACTCTATGATTGTTGTGCACACAAGCACATCGTACCTGCCTTCAATAAAATCAAGTAACACTCTCTCCAACTCTTCTTCGGGCATTTGCCCGTGAGCGCATGCAACTTTTATACTGTCGCCCACAAGGTTTTGAAGTTTGGCAGCCACCTCTTGTATATCTTTTATCCTATTGTAAAGATAAAATACCTGACCTCCTCTTGAAATTTCTCTTAAAATAGCTTCTTTTATTATCCTTTCATTGTACTCAAGCACAAATGTCTGTACAGGATACCTATCTTCAGGCGGGTCTTCAATCACGCTCAAATCCCTGATTCCTAAAAGTGCCATGTTAAGTGTCCTTGGTATAGGTGTTGCGGTGAGGGTCAGAACATCAACATTTGTTTTTAGCTTTTTTATCTTCTCTTTTGCTTCCACGCCAAACTTGTGTTCTTCATCAATAATCAAAAGACCAAGGTCTTTGAACTTAACATCGCTCGAAAGTAGCCTGTGCGTACCAATCACAATGTCAATTGTACCTTCTTTTAAACCTTTTATTATCTTCTTTTGTTGTGTCTCATTTTTTAAACGTGAGAGAACCTCAATTGTTACTGGAAAATCTTTCATTCGTGCAGAAAATGTCATGTAATGCTGCTGTGCAAGAATTGTTGTGGGAACAAGTACTGCCACCTGTTTTGAATCCATCACAGCTTTGAATGCTGCTCTCATTGCAACCTCAGTTTTGCCATAACCAACATCGCCGCAAAGTATCCTGTCCATCGGTTTTTCACTTTCCATATCCCTTTTTATCTCTTCAATTGCCTGAAGCTGTCCTTCTGTCTCTGTATACGGAAACTTTTCTTCAAACTCTTTCTGCCAAAGCGTATCTTTTGAAAATTTAAAACCTTTGTGAAGCTGTCTTTTTGCATAAAGCTCAACCAGGTCTTTTGCTACAATCTCAAGAGATTTTCTTACCTTTTGTTTTTGCTTTTGCCACTCTTGTGACCCAAGCTTAGATAGTTTTGGCTGTACATCGTCTGTTCCAATATACTTTTCAATCACATCCAAGTTTGTGGTTGGAACATATAGATAAGAAGAGTTAGCATATTCAAGTTTTACATATTCTTTTGTTGTACTCTCAACTGTAATCTTTTCAAATCCCAAGAATTTGCCAATACCATGTGTTCTGTGAACGACAAAATCACCTGGTTTTAAATCCTCAATTGTATAAAAAGCATCCTTTTTAGATTTTGCCCTCTTTTTTGCTTCTGTTTCCTTTTTCTTTTCAAGATGGAAAAATGAAAGGCAAACCCATTTGATATCATGTATCTCAATGCCCTTTTCGGCAGACTTGGCTATTAGATATACTCCTGGTTTTTCTATTTCTGGCTCATCAAGCTCAAAAAACTGTATATTTTCTTTTAAAAGTGCCTCTTCTAAATCTTCAAGGGATGTTCGACTTCCTGTAAAGATGTTTATGGTATAGTCTTTTGACATATAATACTTCAAATCATCAATTAAAACCTCTTTCTGAGCATTGTAGGTGGGAAGTTCTCGAAAGAAGTTGAAAGATATAATCTCTCTCAGTTCAATCTCTTTAATAGAAGATGCAAATGTTTGAAGAATTATGGTGCTTGAGAACTTTTGCAAAATCTCATTGACAGTATAATAACAGTCTGCCATCTTCGGAAGCACAAACCCTTTTTCTAAAAGGTCTGAAAACATCTCTTGCATCTCTTGTTCAAAAGCTTTCAAGCTGTTGTAGACTTGATTATACTCGTCAACAAAAATAAGGCATTCACTAAAAATATCAATAACTGATAAAAATTGCTGATAGTAATATGGATACAGCCTTTCAACATCCAGCCGAATTCCTTCTACCACTTCTTTGAAAGTCTCTTCTAAATTCTTTCTGCTCTCTTCTTTCAGCTTAGATTTCATTTTTTTATAGTCATCTTTTATATGTTTTAAGCCCTCTGAAAAGTCTTCTTGCAAATCCCACTCAATTGCCTTGTAAATTTTAATACTATCTATTTTTTCAAAAGATTTTTGGGTTTCAACATCAAAAAGTCTAATTGTATCTATGGTATCTCCAAAAAACTCAATCCTCACAGGATATGTGCTTGCCACAGGATATATATCAACTATGCCACCTTTTTGAGAAAACTGTCCTTTCTTTTCCACAGTTTTTACTCTTTCATACCCGAATGTTAAAAGCTTTTCTATAAGGGTTTCAAGCTGAATGTCAAGACCTTCTGTGAGAAGAATGCAATCAAACTTCAAATCTGTGTACTTTTCAAAAAGGTTCTGGGCAGTTAATATGAGAACATCAAAACCATCCTCAAAAATCTTTACAAACTGCTCTATCCTGGTAATTTCAGAATCCCTGCTCTTTGCAAAAGATGCAACATATGGATTTTCTCTTTCCTGCAGGCTCACTACACTACTAAAAAGGTTTTTAAACCTTCTTTCCCACTCAAGTTTTGCTCTTTGAGTTGTTATAAACAACGCCTTTTTGTTAAATTTTTCACATAAAGACTTGACCACAAGTGCCTTCCCCATCTCACCAACGCCTGTGACAACAACAGGAAGGCTTTTTTTGGCAACAATCTCTTCAAGAGTTTTAAAGCCATCAAGCCTTTCTAAAACCTTTAACAAAGCCTACACCACCACATCCCCGTTTATATAGTTCATTGCTCTGTCTATGTCACTTTCAAGCAAGATTTTTATCCCGTTTGCTGCTTTTTCAATTGCTTTGAATATCTTTTCTTTTTCACCGTCTTCAAACTCAGATAAAACATATTTTACCATATCATACTTTGGAACACCAATACCTATTCTGATTCTGGGAAACTCTTCTGTCCCCAGGCGCTGTATTATTGATTTTACGCCATTGTGCCCTCCATCAGACCCTTTTTTTCTCATCTTCACAACTCCAACATCAAATGCTATGTCGTCGTAAATCACAATGAGCTTTTCAGGTTTTATTTTATAAAAGTTCACAGCTTCTATGATACTATCACCACTTGCGTTCATATACGTCATTGGTTTTAAAAGCAAAACTTTTTTACCGGAATATTCAAAGCTGCCAACCAAACCTTTGAACTTTATTTTGTCAACTTTGGTGTTAAAAAACTGTGCTAAATAGTCAATCGCTAAAAAACCTGCATTGTGTCTTGTAAATGTGTATCTCTCACCAGGATTACCAAGCCCTGCAATGATATAGTCCAACTTTTTCTCACTCCTTTTTTATTTACAAAAACAGGCTGCCTTTTAAACCATGTCAAAAGACAGCCTTTATTTATCTTCTTTGAAAGCAATTTTTATCTGTTCCCTTTTGTGCTTATATATTCATCAAAAAGGGTAGAAATAGCCACATCCTCGTATATTCTTGTTATTGCTTCAGCAAAAAGGCTTGCAACAGACAACACCTTTATCTTATCTATCCTCTTTTCAGGCGGAAGAGGAATTGTATTTAGAACAACAAGCTCTTTTATTGGTGACTCTTTTATCCTCTCAACAGCAGGTCCGGATAAAACCGGGTGCGTACAGCACGCGTAAACTTCTTTTGCACCATAATCCATAAGAGCCTGAGCTGCAGCAACAATTGTACCTGCCGTATCTATCATGTCATCAACCATCAAACATGTCTTGTCTTTCACATCACCAATTATGTTCATAATCTCGGCAACATTTGCTTTGGGTCTTCTCTTGTCAACTATGGCAAGCGGCAGGTCAAGCTTTGTTGCAAAGTTACGTGCACGTGTCACACTTCCAAGGTCTGGCGATACAACAACAGCATTCTCTAAGTTTACATTTTCCATAAAATATTTTGCTAAAATTGGAACACCAATTAGATGGTCAAGTGGTATGTCAAAAAACCCTTGAATCTGAGGTGCATGAAGGTCCATTGTCAGGACTCTGTCTGCCCCTGCAGATGTTATCAAATTTGCAACAAGCTTTGCTGTGATTGGGTCGCGAGCCCGTGCTTTTCTGTCCTGTCTTGCATATCCATAGTATGGTATCACAGCTGTAATTCTTCCTGCCGAGGCTCTTTTGAAAGCGTCAATCATGATTAAAAGTTCCATCAGATTTTCATTTACAGGATGACAGGTAGACTGGACCACAAAAACATCTGCACCGCGCACAGTTTCGTTTATTCTAACTGATATCTCACCGTCTGAAAACCTGCCAATCTCTGCATCACCAAGTTTTTTACCAAGGTGACTGGCTATCTCTTCTGCAAGCTCCTTGTTTGAATTACCGGTAAATATTTTTATCTCTTTACCATGTGTTATCACTTTTTTTACCCCCAGCACAAAAGTTAATTTTTCTACCCTTTTCCCACGCAAACTATATTATAACACAAAATATTCAATAAATTTATCTTAAAATGTCTACAAAATCTATTCATTTTATTATTTATTATTGTGGTTTTCATACATCTTCTTGCGCTTTAAAACCCAGCCTTCTTTTATAGTCTGCCTTTCACGGGCAATCGCAAGAGCATCTGCAGGAACATCATCTGTGATTGTAGAACCTGCCGCAATGTATGCATTCTTCCCTATCTTAACTGGCGCTACAAGGTTCGAGTTGCAGCCAATAAACGCGTTGTCTTCAACCACTGTTCTGTGCTTTTTATACCCATCATAGTTTACAAATATAGTACCACACCCCAAATTCACATTTTCACCAATGTCAGCATCTCCAATGTATGTAAGATGAGCTGACTTTGTATTTCTGCCCACCTTTGAGTTTTTCACTTCAACAAAGTTGCCAATCTTAACACCTTCTTCTAAGATGCTGTTTGGTCGCAAGTGTGCATAAGGTCCAACCTTTACATTGTCTTTTATCTCTGAATCCTCAATCACCGAAAACCATACATGGCACTTGTTACCTATTTTTGAATTTACAATGTATGAGTTTGGACCAATTACGCACTCTTCCCCTATTGTAGTGTTGCCAAGTATGAATGTGCCGGGATATATCACTGTGTCTTTGCCTATCTGCACATCTGGATGAATGTAGACAGAATACATATCTATCATTTGAACACCTTCTGCAAGGTGCTTTTTATTTATTCTTATTTTAAGCTCCTGCTCAGCCAAAAATAATTCATACCTTGAGTTAATGCCCATGACCTCAAAATTATCATCACATAGGACTTTTACTACCTTCTTACCTTCTCTATTTAGTATCTCTATACTGTCTGTAAGATAATACTCTTGCTGGCTGTTGTTATTGTCTATCTTTGTTAAAACACTTGCAAGCGCATTTCTTTCAAAACAATAAAATCCTGGATTTATTTCTTTTATTCGCCTTTGCTCATCTGTTGCATCTTTTTCCTCGACAATCTTTAACACATTGCCATTTTCATCAGAAATTATTCTCCCATACCCATACGGATTTTCAAAGACAGCTGTTAAAAGACAGAGCGATGCTCCTTCCTCTTTTCTTTTTTCAGAAATTCTTTTTAGTGTATCAGCTTTAATAAAAGGTGCATCTGCGTAAAGCACAAACACATCTTCTGCTTCTTTTGATACCTTATCCATTGCACATATCACTGCATGTGCAGTCCCAAGCTGCTTTTCTTGATGAGCAAATTTTACATTTCTACTTTCTAATGCCTTGTAAACATCCTCTTTTTTGTTGCCTACAACAACTATTATCTGGCTATCTTCAAAGTTTTTCTCAATTTCATCAATCAGGTAAAGTATCATTGGCTTTCCCATTATCTTTTGTACAACCTTAGAATACTTTGACTTCATTCTTTTGCCTTCACCAGCAGCAAGCACAATAAACGTTTGCCTTTTCATTTCAAATCACCTTCACCATTTTCTTCAAACTTTACAACCTCTATTCCCGCTTCCCTAAATATCTGCTGGCTCATCTCATCTGGATACGAACC harbors:
- the glnA gene encoding type I glutamate--ammonia ligase; this translates as MKNYTKEDIIRICKEQDVKFIRLQFVDIFGILKNVAVPVEQLEAVLNNEIMFDGSSIEGFVRIQESDMYLRPDLNTFTIFPWRPSPNKVARLICDVYLPDGTPFPGCPRGVLKKMLKKAEEMGYKFFVGPEIEFFLFLTDENGNPTLQTHDQGGYFDLAPVDLGEDARRDMVLTLEEMGFEIEASHHEVAPGQHEIDFKYDDALYTADNVVTFKLVVKTIAQRHGLHATFMPKPIYGINGSGMHTNMSLARVSDGKNAFLDPNDKLQLSKEAYYFIGGLMKHAREFALVTNPLVNSYKRLVPGYEAPVYIAWSPRNRSPLIRVPAKRGQATRVELRCPDPSANPYLAFAAVLAAGLDGIKNKIEPPEPVEENIFIMSEEERAKRGIGSLPGSLEEAIKEFENSALMRETLGDHIFEKYLEAKKLEWDDYRTKVHQWEIDSYLTKY
- the ftsH gene encoding ATP-dependent zinc metalloprotease FtsH; this translates as MRNLFKTATIYILIALVILLLVDILSGGLSYNQLFSNLSERREVIYSELINDINDGKVTRIVLSYNNVSGQYADGTKFDNVFVPSPDKFLDQIQPAIQAKKIQIVTKEPPQVPWWLSTFLPMLIFAGLMIFVWIFMLQQTQGGGSKIMSFTKSRAKTIQDLKKKVTFADVAGADEEKEELKEVIDFLKNPRKYIELGARIPKGILLVGPPGTGKTLLAKAVAGEAGVPFFSISGSDFVEMFVGVGAARVRDLFDQAKRNAPCVVFIDEIDAVGRHRGAGLGGGHDEREQTLNQLLVEMDGFGTNEGIIVMAATNRPDILDPALLRPGRFDRQIVVNVPDAKAREEILKVHARNKPLGEDVDLSQIAKITAGFTGADLENLLNEAALLAARKGKRQINMEEVQEAVAKVLMGPEKRSRVYTEKEKKLTAYHEAGHAIVRTMIPDSEPVHEVSIIPRGYAGGYTMYLPKEDKFYASKSDMMREIVTLLGGRVAEKLVLEDVSTGAASDIKRATKIARDMVTKYGMSDKLGPMTFGTEQEEVFLGRDLALARNYSEEVAAEIDREIKSIIEEAYKKAEEILKANIDKLHKVANALLEKEKLTGEEFRKLVFEDAQPQPA
- the hpt gene encoding hypoxanthine phosphoribosyltransferase, with product MKDISLKVKEILITEEQIKQKVKELGQKISEDYKDSDDFLMVCILKGGVIFMADLLRQITIPVKIEFMAVSSYGNSTSSSGIVRILKDLDTSIEGKDVLLVEDIVDTGLTLRYITEYLRGRKPRTLKICTMLDKPSRRKVDVEIHYKGFEIPDKFVIGYGLDYAGLYRNLPYIGVLE
- the tilS gene encoding tRNA lysidine(34) synthetase TilS produces the protein MDFLEKVKSNIEKYGMLKKGFKVLIGCSGGVDSMVLLDCICRLKDEYSLDITVAHLNHMLRPEADDDEKFVIEMCKRYNIKCITRKVDVAKLKKEKGLSEEEAGRSARYSFFYEVAEELNIDRILLGHNKNDVVETFFLNLFRGSGLEGLASVPPVRDIIARPLINISREEIEEFARVNNIPFVVDKTNFSLKYKRNIVRNEILPLIKEKFGESVLNTIFRTVEIIREESDQIEELAQKSFEECVQKEDIYYVLNIEKTKNLPVFLRRRIIKMILEYFNAPISYDILKEIEELASLSSGKKKVYNELVVERQNDELVFYRKSEESSFCFEISLDKENHVFYKSFKFNVKPTYRIENPKNIYIDAQHITQEKLYLRTRRDGDFIYFKTGKKKLKEWFIDKKIPKRRRSSILLLAKGSEVIVIFDIYSNIVTINHKYKIKPDTNIFLEIQFAKVKGEE
- a CDS encoding peptidylprolyl isomerase, producing the protein MDKRTKIVLFSIAAVVLLIILIAVTPEIVRYVDENRAVAIVNGEKITKKEFAINYRSQINYYGLDKAFLSQKVGDKTYEQQIKENVLDGLIMRQIELQQARKRNITLSSAEKKAIDQQIEQYKSNSQSGTEFKQYLQTIGATENEYKDQVIKSQIVSKLYDEVTKNQKASDAEIESYYNSHKSDFVEVKASHILFKVNDSKEEATKKKKAEEILQMIKDGQNFEKLAQKYSEDETTKQKGGDMGYLRKNIIIQYYGNEFGNAVFSLGIGEISNIVQTNDGFHIIKVTDRKQLLLSDVKDEIKSTIESQKKEEYYQSLLEKWKKEAKIKKFEDVLKSVSI